A single Lolium perenne isolate Kyuss_39 chromosome 6, Kyuss_2.0, whole genome shotgun sequence DNA region contains:
- the LOC127309395 gene encoding desmethyl-deoxy-podophyllotoxin synthase-like: protein MLLKFGEVPVIIASTAEAAKEIMKTHDHIFCTRPLSSSAKVLLGRGQGIALAPYGDHWRQLRKICTLELLNAKRITSFRPIREEEVIRFIRSVSSASESGPLVNLSRMISMYVTDTTVHCIMGGRFKENETLLGYVRGAVQAVGGFTLPDLFPSSRLVRVMSSTLHRAEVFRDSLLGFMEGVIGDHPHKRSSEEVQQEDLVNVLLRVQREGNLQFPLTMDNIKAVIFDLFAGGSEAPATTLQWAMAELMRNPSVMSRAQDEVRRAFMGQMKVAEEGLDDLSYLRCIIKETLRLHIPGPFLLPRECQEQCNILGYDVPKGTTVIVNAWAISRDPEYWDEPESFLPDRFLGSAKDFRGNNFEIIPFGAGRRMCPGMQFGIANIELALASLLFYFDWALPDGILPSNLDMTEGFGITASKKMDLLLRATVHVPLP, encoded by the exons ATGCTCCTCAAGTTCGGTGAGGTTCCAGTGATCATcgcctccaccgccgaagccgccaAAGAGATCATGAAGACGCACGACCACATCTTCTGCACAAGGCCACTGAGCTCATCTGCCAAGGTCCTCCTCGGGCGTGGCCAGGGGATCGCGCTTGCGCCGTACGGTGACCACTGGCGGCAGCTCCGCAAGATTTGCACCCTTGAGCTGTTGAACGCCAAGCGCATAACCTCATTCCGTCCCATCCGAGAAGAGGAGGTGATCCGGTTCATCCGGTCCGTCTCATCCGCGTCAGAGTCGGGTCCGCTTGTGAATCTGAGCAGGATGATCTCCATGTACGTGACTGACACAACGGTGCACTGCATCATGGGAGGACGGTTCAAGGAGAACGAGACCTTACTCGGTTATGTCCGTGGGGCGGTGCAGGCTGTTGGTGGCTTCACCTTACCTGACTTGTTCCCCTCGTCAAGGCTAGTACGCGTTATGAGCAGCACACTGCATAGGGCAGAGGTCTTTCGGGACTCCTTGTTAGGGTTCATGGAAGGAGTCATAGGCGATCATCCCCATAAGAGATCGTCAGAGGAAGTACAGCAGGAAGACCTGGTCAATGTTCTCTTGAGGGTCCAACGAGAAGGCAACCTTCAGTTCCCCCTCACAATGGACAACATCAAAGCTGTGATTTTC GATCTTTTTGCAGGGGGAAGCGAGGCACCAGCAACAACGCTACAGTGGGCAATGGCAGAGTTGATGCGAAACCCTAGCGTGATGTCTAGGGCACAAGATGAGGTAAGGAGAGCCTTCATGGGCCAAATGAAGGTGGCCGAGGAGGGTCTAGATGACCTCAGCTACTTGCGTTGTATCATCAAGGAGACCTTGCGATTGCACATTCCTGGGCCATTCCTACTACCAAGGGAGTGCCAAGAACAGTGTAATATACTCGGCTATGACGTGCCCAAAGGCACTACTGTTATCGTGAATGCTTGGGCTATCTCAAGGGATCCGGAATACTGGGACGAACCGGAGTCATTCCTACCCGATAGATTTCTGGGTAGTGCCAAAGATTTCAGAGGAAATAACTTTGAGATCATACCGTTTGGTGCCGGGAGGCGTATGTGCCCAGGGATGCAATTTGGGATCGCGAATATTGAGCTCGCTCTCGCAAGTCTTCTGTTCTATTTTGACTGGGCTCTCCCAGATGGTATTCTTCCTAGTAATCTTGACATGACAGAAGGCTTTGGAATCACCGCTAGTAAGAAGATGGATTTGTTGTTGCGTGCAACTGTCCACGTTCCGCTACCCTGA